The genome window ttgttaaatAAATGGGGTTTTCTTGTTATGTCAATGATTTATGACACTCCAGTATGTTTTTCTTCATGGCAGTagcttattacattattttttaaaaatgtattCCTTTCACAATTGTTAATGCATTATGTAGTAACAATATATTTACTTACTAATTGTTATGTACATTCATGTGAGGTGTTCATCAAAGTTATAAGGCCCACTTGCCTTTCAAGCATCCGAACATCGATAAAATTAACATGATTCAATTGACATAACTAGATAAATGTTTTGCTcttcattttcacttttttgtagtGGTGCACATCCCATGAATATCCATCATCATTAAAAAAGTTATGGATGTATTTTGCCCTCAGTTGATAGATGTCTGTTTTGGtcagcttcttctttttgcTCACGTTGTTGAATATGCAATCAATTACGTACATGCATATTAAGCCGCAATCGATCctgtttttttattacaaaagaACGTGtcagtgtatttatatatattttataaacaacaaatgaaagGTAAAATAACTCGGATATAATTAAATCAAATGCGTTACACAGCGTAGTAgtgtaatcaaatatttgaCCAATATGAAGAACACACACTATCGAACCACACTATATACCTAAATACACTTCCATTAAGCGTGAATAAAATATCACAAAACACAAGCCAATGTATTATAACAGCTGAAAGCCATCAAGTATGTAAACAGAACCATTCAAGCCAAATACATTATTTAATTGGTAGTGTATAGTTCTATCAATGTTCAGACCTAAAAATTTTACTAGTTTTGTCCATACCTAAAATTACTCACAACAAATACATTAGGCAATATGGAAGTGTAGTTCTAGCATTGTTCATACATGCAAAAATTTTATGAACAGAGTATACCTaaacaagacaacattaaaCATATGTTAAAAACATTATGCACACTGACAGTGAACCAATCGAACCCATCAAGCAAGGAAACTAACATATTCAATGCAACTACATTATGGGAACTTACAGTGTATgtaatattttggttttgtataaaacaaatgcattactaaaaTGGAAGTGCAATCAAATATTTTATGGAACCAAGAAATCACCAATCCAGGACACCATGACGAGGAGCAACCCAGCAAAATACACTATATGCTAAATACACTATGTTCTAAATACACTAAATGTTAAATACACTATTTGCAAAATACAGTATCTGGTAAGCTAAGCaagaaacaaaccatgaaacaaaataattacacttttcattatgacagtgtaataacccactatcaagcttcacaagtaattcataagatgttcaatcaaCAGAAAAAGCTAAATATACTGCCAAATGTATAATGTAATAACGCACTGGAGCGTACCTTCGACGTGGGTCTCCGATTCCGGTGGTCGTTTCGGTCGACGAAgggctgggctaggtgctcctcacgtaGGGGAGTTCATTGGTGGTGTTGGGTTGCCAAATCGACATCGGAATCAGCTTGATCTGTGATTTTTGTCTGGTGGATACCCATGGCTTCATGGTGGATTttcgacaaaatcaacaaccgttGAAGGCAAGTGGTGGTTGGGTGTTGCTCCTGGGGGCCGGACGCTTCTTTTTGGTGGCAGTGGTGGTCATATCGGTGGCCGGACGACGGAGGTCCGGTTTTGGCcgtgagagaagaagagagaatcgcatgagagagaggagaggaagagGGAGAGATAGAGGGGAGAGAAATGTTAAACTGAGGAGAGATAAAAATGATTTGTAgggtttaatttttgatttttgaaatttgaaattgcctagTCACTTGCTTACATGGCATGCCATGTCATCATGTATACTCATGTATACCaattttatgtatgtatatcataaCCACGTGAAAAATAAGtgcaataaaaggaaaagaattaTCATTTTTCGGGTAAAAGAGTTAATTATTATACTTTTCAATATTGAAATATAGAGATTGTTATACTTTCATAATTACAtcattcgttaggtaaagaagccaatagaccaagttaagttcaaaattgtacgaaacgtgaaaaacttgtctatgcatagaattgagcattactaaggcatcaaattggaccgttatactctatttagtgttcttagaagtcttaacttgctagtttagcttttgcacaacgtttcgttaggtaaagaagccaatagaccaagttaagttcaaaattgcacgaaacgagaaaaacttgtcaacgcatagaactgagcattcctaaggcatcaaattggaccgttatactttatttagtgttcttcaaagtcttaacttgctagtttagcttttggacaacgtttcgttaggtaaagaagctaatagaccaagttaagttcaaaattgcacgaaacgagaaaaacttgtcaacgcatagaactgagcattcctaaggcatcaaattggaccgttatactctatttagtgttcttcaaagtcttaacttgctagtttagcttttggacaacgtttcgttaggtaaagaagccaatagaccaagttaagttcaaaattgtacgaaacgagaaaaacttgtcaacgcatagaactgagcattcctaaggcatcaaattggaccgttatactctatttagtgttcttcaaagtcttaacttgctagtttagcttttggacaacgtttcgttaggtaaagaagccaatagaccaagttaagttcaaaattgcacgaaacgagaaaaacttgtgaatgcatagaactgagcattcctaaggcatcaaaattggaccgttatactctatttagtgttctatgaagtcttaacttgctagtttagcttttggacaacgtttcgttaagtaaagaagccaatagaccaagttaagttcaaaattgcacgaaacaagaaaaacttgtctatgcatagaactgagcattcctaaggcatcaaatttgaccgttatactctgtttagtgttcttcgaagtcttaacttgctagtttttaaACCCATTATAAAACACAAACTTGTGAACTCCCATTAAATTTCATATTTACAAATTAACTTGAAAGAATTGTAAAATCGCAGGACAAGTGAGTTCAAAAGATTTAGCTAAATGAGTTTAATGGTTAGCCGTTTAGGCCTTGGATAGATAACACAAGATTCTTCTAATTTTACTCTCTTATAGTTTAGAATTGGGTTAAGTCTCAAAATAGTCTATATGATTTGTAAACTAGGTGGATTGAGCCCTTATACTTCTTTTCAGACGAAACAGACTCTTATATTTTGAAGAATCGGCTAAACGGGTCATCACGTAAAGTACAATGCTTTTTCATTAATGAATACACAGAAGGCGGAACCTTTAAATGCCATGTGCCTCTCAGCATAACATCCACTTGTCCCAACACTTCACCACTCTTGGCCACATCAGCAATTATTGCAGCTTACGTGTCACCTCTTAAACCCGCCACGTCATCCAAGCACTTCGCTGTCTCTCTCTTATAAAATCCCTAAACAAGAACTGCAATCGAAAAAGCACatagacaaacaaacaaacaaaccgaTCGAAGTTTTGGACGTCAACATGTCTTCGACTGACCAGCCACCACCATCTCATCTTGGCTCCGGCGGAGATCTACAGCCGCTAGGGAAGCCAATGTCGATCGAGCAGCACTTGTTGGACAAAGGAGCCGCTATGTTGCAGTCGCTGAAGCCAGTGAAGCAAATAAGCCAACACGCTTGCACCTTCGCTCTTTATAGCCACGACATGACCCGACAGATCGAGACTCACCACTACATCACCAGAATCAACCAGGATTTTCTCCAGTGCGCCGTCTACGACTCCGACGAGTCCAATGGCCGTCTCATaggtaatatatatatgcaatttgTTGCAGATTAATAGTTACACGATGTGGGATTTAATGGTGTCAAATTTACAGGGGTGGAATATATAGTCTCTGATCGAATATTCGAAGGATTGCCACCGGAGGAGCAAAAACTGTGGCACTCTCATGCTTATGaggtttcttttattttctattgatgaatttaaattcaatttgtaTGGATTACAATCATAACGAAATGGGTTCAATGAATCAGATCAAGTCAGCACTCTGGATTAATCCGCGAGCTCCAGAGATGGTGGTGAAGCCAGAGCTCCAAAATTTGACCAAAACATATGGCAAGTTTTGGTGTACATGGCAAACAGATAGAGGTAATGAATTAATcaattgatttcaattttgtgtTTATGATTAGTAATGATGGATCATGGTTATGATTTAGGTGATCGGCTTCCGCTGGGTCCTCCGGCACTAATGATGTCTCCACAAGCTGTGAGTTTGGGCATGGTGAAGCCGGATTTGGTTTTAAAGAGAGATGCCAAGTACGGCATATCAACAGAGGCTATTAGGGACTCGAGAGTGGAGTTTGAAGAGCCGGAGTGGATTAACCCGAATGCGGATTACTGGAAGCAGCATGGGAAGGGCTTTGTGGTCGACATTGAGCCAACTGAGATGAAGAAGATTGCTCCATTTCCATGAACCCTGTTTCAATCAGCTTCATATGTGATAATACATCTCTTCGTTGGTTGACGGAAGctgatgaatatatacatacatacatacatatatacatgttatttgtttgtttatgctGCAAATTTATATGTATAGATGTTTCCCTTTATACTTTATGGTTCTATATGCAAGTGATTGcggcatttcatcgaacacttgGAGAAcaattgaaacttgaaccaaCTGACGTGCTGAGACCCAACCGGACAACGTTAGTCGACATATTGTTGGGTCCAGACAGTATATGGGCCTAACTCATACTGGGCCAAACAGTTAATTTAATTGGGCCCAGTAGCATCATTGTTGTTGTTTATTTACTTTATTATGGGCTTCTTCTGTTCACTTTCTTCTTTATGTCACAAAATGCCATATATGAGTTAAAAGAGAGTGGTAGGGGGCGGATTTCACCCAATTTGGAAACTTTGGATCGAGCAAGGCATTGTGGTGTGTTGGTgcttatgtgtgtgtatgttccACATAATGAATATATTCGAGTCACTCTCAACCACAAATAATAAAGCAACTTTTGTTATAAGAAGCAGACCTAGTTACGTATGATGATATATTAGGCTCTTGTTCCCAACAAACCAAATCAATTCGTATCAATTCATCATGTTAGAATATACTTAGAATTTGCTAAGTTCAGCAGGGCCCATCATACAAATTGCGATAATAAAAACATTTGCGATAATGAAAACATTATCATACAAATTGCGATAATAAAAACATTTGCGATAATAAAAACATTTACGAGATTTGAACTCGTGACTTTCTGTTTGCGTTAAGGGTTATTACGGTCAAATTTATCGTCTCATCACAATCAACGACCTATTGTTATCTAAACATTAATTCTTAAATttcaatatgtcattttaaaaaaatcatgatttaacgtGATTTTTGGGGAAGAATTGTAGCTATCAAAAAAAACTTATATGATGTTGTTCtcggtaaaaaaaaagaagaagagggtgtacatatatattgatTACATTACATTATTATGGCCCccaatgtatatatgtttataagaGAGAAAATACATATTAATAAGGACTAATTCTTCTGCAAGTACTTTCTGTTTCTACTCCATTCCAATAAGTAGACATCAATCAACATTCCCCAATACATACTTCCTTCTACTTCCTTAATGCATATAACTTTTTATCTTTAGCACATTTAATCTTAATCATGtaaattttctttcctcttttaacTAAACATGCATGTCAAACCTGTCATTTTGGATTTTTTGACAAACTTGATACAATTATTGTGAACACACAACCAAACCAAGCCTAACACAGCCATTAGTGTACATGATCCTAAGAGTGTTATCAATTCAATTTAGATATTGATGTCCACTATCATTTGGGTGATAGCCTAATTGGTGAATATTCTTTGGGGTCAAATCATATGCATGTATTGGGGAGGTTAtgagttcaattctcattgGGAACAAATATACTTGTGGCCACGCGCTGGACTTTGGCCCAACTTACCCCAttgtcaagtgagaaacttATGTGCACGGGAACCTGACGGtctgagtttaggctcatatcagaTGTACAAATGACAAGCTTGCATATGATGTTGTTCTTGGTTTTTGACGGCCACCAAATTAGAGCATACTTCTTTAAGGTcatccatgattttttttttaccctccttttttaataaaaagaaaatataactatcataaaaaaattaaataaaaagagGGATTTGGTAGCAGTTACCCTCAATGTGGTCCTGAAATGTAGATATGGAGAAGATTTTTTGTAGTGATCATGAGTAAAGACTTTAGAGTCTCTTTATACCTATTAGGGTACATATGTACCTAACATGCTTGATGGTCTTTCTATTGTTGAAGTAAAAGCTTAGTTTAGACATGAAGCCATGAGCAACAATGGAGTAGTTTTGAGACTTGGAGAAAGTTCATGCATCTTAATTAGtataaagaggaagaaaaacagtatcaaaaccatcaaaagaaTACTATAATCCACTAGGGCTtattaatcaatcaaaaaaagattatcaatacatgtatatatgtatatgaatgAATTGGCAAGGGGAACATGGTGTGAGTTGTCCAATGTCCATAGACTTGTTAGGAGATGTTATATATTTCATCTGTGAACCAGCTATGTCTTGTCATGGCAATGTTTGACATCCAATGCTAATTAGGGGTGGGTATGGGAATAGTGACTACTCCTCCCCCAACAATGTGTGATGTGGTATGACAAAGGTGCACAATTAAACCTTCATATTGTGGACCCTAATATCAAAGGACACATTTTGATGGCTCTCCCTCCTCTATAGGACCCTAATAATATTGAGAATTCCTAGAATATATAACCTCCTATTCAAAATCCCATCACAATAAATGGTAGCTTTTTTGTGCCAAAATTCAAGTAGAATGTCATAGAAGATTTTGAAAGTTATGGAAATATAGTGTAGatgccaatatatatatagagtgtgagactattttttttttttgaaattcgaGCTTGTAAAGAAGCAATCTTACAACAATAATGGAACCTAAACAAAAAGGGAAGATTTAAATGGAAGAAAACTCCAATAATTTTGGATTGGCACATTTTGTCAAAGGTAATCGCAATTGCGGCGATGAAATGAGAAGAAAGAATGCAAAGTGAAATGCATGATGCCAATTGCCAAGTGCTTCACCTCTTATTACCATATACAAGCTAGGTTAAAggtgtatagatatatatatatacacacaacacACACAGAAATGTTCCAGTAAGAAAGTCCTTATTTTATCTAAAACAAATACTTAATACTTTTTtgtcatatataatatatatgcagATGGAGGACTTGATCTTGTGACATGGGAGTCCCCTTTCCACTTTTTTGTCATAATCCTATTGAAACTGTATGTCTTGATTACTGTACATAGAGGATTGGTGGGGTATTACGATAAAAGGGAATGAATTATTGATCTTCAATTCCCtttcaatttattattatagCATCAATTAGAACAGAGAGATTATAATTTTATTCTGAAGTAGTTGataagcaaaaattgaagtatGTCTTTTTCACCACATTAATAAATCTCTTTCAAAAGCAtccctctttctctttctctggctgtctgtctctttctctctttatttgtgtgtgtgtgatatgCCCTCCATCATTTCAcaagaaagagaggaaaaaaatggAGTCTTTGAGTCTTATGAGTGGTTAATTAATTACCCAAATTAGCCTCCCCTTTTGCTTAATCTCCAATAAACATAGTTTACCAAAATAGATTACAGaaaaaactggaaaaaaaagTAAGTAGCAGTGGATTATCTATACAAATGTTATCAATGGTCGTTGTTCTTACTTTATATAAACCCACCTCTTGCTTCCATTTTCTGCATCTCCTGTGTTGAGATTTgtagaaagaagagaaaacccACAAAGGCAGAAaccttaattttgttttcatctatATCCTTAATTATCAATTCTTTCCTCAACCAGGTTAGTGAGAGCAAAACAATGAAACGCATGAATCTCATAATCTTTTCAACTGCTTCACTTCTTTTGGGTTAATCAATCATTTTCTCCAAAAATATTGGTTCAACCACCCAATAATCCTCAAGAAATGAACCTTTGAAGCCCCATGACAGTGTATATTGCAACTGTTATAGGATTCAATCATTTCTTCCTTTCACagctttgatttgttttcttctgttttgtttttgtggcTAAAAGAATTGTAGTGAATAGATGTTAACCTTGATTATTGTGTGgatcttttatttattatttttttttttggattttggttcGTTCAGCAAgagatatcatcatcatcatgtcaTGCCCAAATGAATCAAGCAGGGAGGACTCTCCACAGAGGAAAAATGGAAGGGGAAAGATTGAGATCAAGCGGATCGAGAACACAACCAATCGCCAAGTCACCTTCTGCAAGAGGCGCAATGGTTTGCTCAAAAAGGCCTATGAATTATCTGTTCTTTGTGATGCAGAAGTGGCTCTGATTGTCTTCTCAACCCGCGGCCGCCTCTATGAGTATGCTAACAACAGGTATACATATGTATGTGTGAATTTTTGTGTAGAATTAGCTTAATCTCTTGATCTTAGTTTCTCAAAGTTTTTCCCTCTTAGGTTTCTGCTACCCTGAAATGGTGTTATGGGGTTCCTTTAGTTTTCCTCTCCAAAGCATCACTTTCactatttttcatatatatgaaGCCATTGATAGTCAAGACTTTTTGTTTCTGCAGTGGATCTATGAGGGGATTTTGAGTGAAAGAGAACACAATCATTTTTAATGGTAGTAGTTTTGATTGAGTTTCACTTGTCTgtctgtctttctttctttgagttTTGTATTTTTCCTTCAATGAGCTTTTatgggttttctttcttttatgtttttggagTTCTTGAATTTGTAGACATAGATCTGGTGTTTACATAGATGGAAATAGAAGCATTATAGTAGTGGTAGTGAGAGTATGAACAAGGATAGGTTTTGGGAGTTTATGCAGGACTGTGAGATCAGCCTCTTATGATCATCTCTTCCAATATTGCCGTTAATTATCatattttcctttctctctctatctctccttCCTTATTCCTcttcttgctctctctctctctttctttctctctgaaTGTACATCTCTGTGTGTCATCTATGAAGCTAAAGACAAGGCCTACAACAAAAGCTGTCACAACTCCCATTATTCTCCAAACCTTCCTAAACCCTTCCTTAATAGCACGTCAATCACTCATCAAGCACAATGTCAAGAAAATTGTCAAGAATCCCATCAAAAAAGCAAATTAGGGTTTCCAAAAAACCCCAAAATCCCAAATGGGATTTctattttattctctcttttccgACCGATAATCTACACCCAATTCAGTATCCTCCCTAACCCCACGTGAAACTCCTCAAATCTTAATCTAACCACGTAGGAAATCCCACTTTCTATGGTCAAACCTTCCCAAactagggttttttttattcatta of Tripterygium wilfordii isolate XIE 37 chromosome 13, ASM1340144v1, whole genome shotgun sequence contains these proteins:
- the LOC120013739 gene encoding oil body-associated protein 2B-like — its product is MSSTDQPPPSHLGSGGDLQPLGKPMSIEQHLLDKGAAMLQSLKPVKQISQHACTFALYSHDMTRQIETHHYITRINQDFLQCAVYDSDESNGRLIGVEYIVSDRIFEGLPPEEQKLWHSHAYEIKSALWINPRAPEMVVKPELQNLTKTYGKFWCTWQTDRGDRLPLGPPALMMSPQAVSLGMVKPDLVLKRDAKYGISTEAIRDSRVEFEEPEWINPNADYWKQHGKGFVVDIEPTEMKKIAPFP